TTTATCTTAGAAGAATTAGTTGGCAAGattttgtcattttaaatttGATACCTCTGGATTTACGAATGAaacacatgaaactcagtcaaaagTTTCTGTTAGGAATGATTTTACTAAAAACAGGTAAAGAAATCAAGATTACTGACATGGGCAAAAGTCAACATTAAGCATTTTAAAGACTATTGATTTCAGTTATGATAATTTTAAAAGGTCACAATGCTTCTATCTTTTGCACTTCaatctcacccagtcacattcagCAGAATTTGCATGTACTCCTTCCACTGAAAGCATACAGTCCTGCTTCTCACATCCATTTATTGTAACTCCTCCCTTGATGTTCTTTTCAAGGCCGCTGGTTACACCTTCAAGATCATCTCAATGGTCCGGAATCACCCCTCCGTACTTGCTCTTTCCAAGGCCTTTGGTCGCACCCGTTATATTGGTATAGTCACCCTCATGTTCTTATCACATATGCCTGATCCACCCCTGGTAGCCTTTTTTCTCTCTACCTTTCACCTGACACCCATATATGCTCGTTACCGTTCCCCTCACTGGGGTAGACCATCTAGTCTGGGTGGAGCCCTATTCTTGGCTTTACATATTCCCTTTCTGTTAGGAATGATTTTACTAAAAACAGGTAAAGAAATCAAGATTACTGACATGGGCAAAAGTCAACATTAAGCATTTTAAAGACTATTGATTTCAATTATGATAATTTTAAAAGGTCACAATGCTTCTATCTTTTGCACTTCaatctcacccagtcacattcatCAGAATTTGCATGCATCTGATTATGTGACATCTCTATAATTCTATGGCATCTCCCTGGGAAAAATGACTCTCATTGAATTCAATGGAGGCCATATTCTATGGTGACAGGTTTATGTTCCGTGTAAAGCTGCAATTCTATGCATATTTCCTTCCAGGTAAACatggttaaaattaaaaacaacaacaacacaggagACGTGAAAATACTATGAATGTTTCTATAGAGATAGTAACAAGAACAATAAGATAAAGTTGGGAACAAccaaattttttatttaaaaaaaaagaatcagaatgccATTTCAGACTTTTAAAGGCAAGAAtcattcttcttctctcttcagCATTCATTCAGCTCAGACATGATGTTCCCAGGTAAAAGGCTTCTGTTGTTTCAACTGCCACAGGACTGAAAAACGGAAACAAGGGCATTAATCCTGGATTAAATACCTTATCTTTTTTATtatcgccacaatataaaaatacgggactctagaaggagtgcagagaagagcaacaaaggaacTGGGGATTGGAGGATAAAATATAGGAAGAATATAGGgagttgcaggaatttggtatgtctagtttgaagaATAGGGGTGGCATGATATCAGAGTTCATGCCACATGGAAgaggaggggtcaacctattcgccaaagcacctgaatacaggacaagatgcaatggatgggaactaagcAAGCAGAAGAGTAGTCTagtactaagaagaaatttcctgacagaacaattaatcagtggaacaacttacctccagaagttgtgggtgttccaaatctggaggtttttaagaagagattggataaccatttgtctgaaatagtataggatttaagcggggggttgaactagaagacctccaagatacaATACAATCTTGTAATTCTGCAACCATATTATCTCTAGACACTAGAACAACCATTAAAGGCCCATTTCATACATGACATCTCTTTGATTAAAGAGCCCAGATGCAGACTACAGAATTCCCATAGCGAAAAGGAAGATGTTGGAAGAAACTGAACAATCTGCCTTTTTCTTGCATGATAAGTCCTCTGGTCCAATCTCAGTTCCAACGTCTAGCAAGTCTTGGATAGCTGATTCCATAAATTTGTTTACACTACAACTTCACTTTTCAATATCTGTTCTGAACAtggtttagatcagaggtcttcaaacttggcagctttaacagttatggactttaactcccagaattctggaagttgaagtcctcaaatcttaaaactgccaagtttgaaaccTCTAGTTTAGATTATGATAGCAAATATTTTGGGTTTACTTTCCAGAGCTGCTTATGCAACCTTATATATCAGTGATACACAAAGATACCTTTTAGGAATAACTGATGCCTATAGGGAACCATATCAGAGTCTTGTGGAACCAATTGATTTTGACTATCAAATAACAATTGATTTCAGAAATGTTAGAGTAGAACCCTGATAACACTCCTGGCATCCAATGAAATGGACTGGGAGCCATAACATTTTAAGTAATAATAAATTGGATAGATGTGAAGAGCCAGTTTgacgtagtggttaaggcatcaggctagaaactggaagatggtgaggaggcaagggcaaaccacttctgaaaatctttgcCATGAAAGGGACTAGTCCAAGCAGTCACCAGGACTTGACAGAAAAACAGCCAAAGTTCTGAAGCTGTCCAAAAGCCTGCCTAAACAGACCATGACTATGGTGAAATAAATTTTCCTTCTTTGTCCTAGTCATCCAAGATTTGGGTTCTTTATGGATGCTATTGTCCAGATTGCTATGAGGGAATTGGGTCGTGTATCCACTGTCTTATCTAGATTAGTCTAATTAAAGGCTTTTCCTCCCATTCCAACCGTATTAGAAGCTCACACAGCAGCCTTGTTTTTTCTGCCATGTCCCCATGATTTTCCTTCATCTCCTCCCCAGCACACATGAGTAAGGCAAAGAGCCCTCAACCTCCATCCAGAGTCAAGTTGTCCTCCATCACTAGGGAGGAAAATCCAGGGACTGACAAAGATTGGGAACTGAGGCAGAATCGAGATTGGCAATCATGTTCTGCCGCTTCAAGAATGGGTGAGGAACATTTTAACTCAGTGGCAGGGAAAGATTATAAGAGTCTACAAACAATGGACAGGGATATTGGTAAGGACAGGATAACACATACATGCATTTTTCTCAGGAATTGGATAAACCTGGATGTAAAGAAAATACATTGCATATtaccttttttcttattttcaaatGCATTATAAATGCCCCATACAAGGCACTCTTGAAAATGAGAAGAATATACACCAGTTTTCCAAGATTGGCTTGTCTGAGATATGATTCTAAATGTGaaggaaaaatagggaaaaataacaatataataattgtataatttatatatatgtgtgtgtgtgtatgtatacacacacacacacacaaacacacacacacacacacacacacacaggaggaGGATACACTGTTTAGCTCCagcaagatagatagagatagatagatagatagatagatagatagatagatagatagatagatagatagatagatagataaatataattgGTGAAGCTAGACAATGTATTCTCCTTCTGTTGGGctgttttcctcttcctttcttctccagcaCATTTCTTGAATACATGATTTCACAAGGCAAACTATAAAGTATGCACCACATCTCTGCAATATGTTTAAATGCTTAGTCATGGAatattacctttttttaaaaaagagagagaggaggaaactcTTTGAGAAACATATTCTGGAAGCAAAATCTTTCCTTCTCCCAGGTTTTTTTAAGGATGGGTGGGGAGGgtgaattgttttgttttgcttttactgAATAGACAGCCTGTTATCTCACTCTTGTCTCCCATCTTTCCAAACTTCAACCCTATATTTTTCTTGTGCAAACCCACACCTGGAGCCAGGAGGAGGAAAAGTGATTGCATATCTGGTCTAATGGGCACTCTCTTtgattgcattttaaaatgtcagagaatttgcttggtttttttggttttttttacaaactgtttaaaagaaataaaccatTGCTGATGCTTCACCTATCATCATCCCAAATAGTAGTAATTTGTATTTCATCTGCCCAAGACTCCAACTAAGTcaaaatagcttttgaaaaatgAAGGCATGTTGTTGTGTTTTACGgtaggattttgtttttcctgaagACAGGGAAATCCTTAGTGATACTGAAATGAAATCTACACACAAACGCCCTTCCCTTTTGGGTTAAATTTTAAAAGTTCTATTCAAATCATTTGCAAAAATTAAATGTATCTGTGAGGAACGTAACATGTTGAATTTTGCCACACTTAATTCAAAGCTCGTTTACAGTTAGGGGTCCTGGAGAAAGTCACAGATTCAGTGTAATGTACATTTGGAATCAACAGACTGAACTTGACTTACCATTTGTGGGGGTCTGGCTATCACATTCTAAAAACAGAAGGAGGAAAATTCTCGTTAGCTATATTTCATCATCACCGTCATCATGTCTACTACAACTAATAAATCCtacacaaagaagaaaaaataaaaaagggagtAAACCTGTGCTCAAGATTAATAGATATATAATTTCTAaagtgtgcgtgtatgtgtgttcTATAAATTCTACCAATTTAATATTAGATAGATACATTCTAAGATTCAACAGCAATGTTTCTAAAGCAAGGCACAAAAACTCACTCCTTAAAGACATTGTTCAGATTGGCATTAGAGGCTAcatgtaaatatttttaagagatgataaaaatggaaaaatagtaaAAGAATTTTGCTAGGTTCTGACATTTTGCCTGGGTCATGGCTGTATCAGAAACTCTTAGACACAGATCAGAAAATTATCAAATTTTGCGAATGGATAAATAcaactgagaaagagagagagaaagtaataGTTGATTATGAAGAATGAATCAGTACAAAAAAGATTTAGTGTAAGCTATCACATTTGCTTAGGAACTGAACATGAAAATGTTTTctaatatttgtaattttgttcaacaaaatatattttaaaatgctcaCAAGGGCAGTGTATGGACAATTGCTTTTCTGAAGTTCAGAAAAGCCCTAGAAAGTAGAAATTGATTTTTCTTTCACTCACCTTCTCCAATTATGGAAGCTTCATAACTTGTGCTTTCAGAAGAATTGTAGAAATCAACTTTGCActtgaaattattttttgaaTTCTGCCACTGGTTCCCAGTGATTCTTAAACGGCTGATCAGTGAATAtttcttattttcatatttgggcTCCTCTGTCTTTATTCCATCTGTTATAGACTTGTCATTTAGGTACCATGTAAGGATGACGTGATCTGGATAGAAATCAGTGGCCAAACAAACAATTGTagctttctgctttttttccaaTTCTCTTTTGGATGGAGAAAATACGGTCACACTTGGGGGTGTGAGAATGTGTCCCTTTTCTGAAAGATAAAGCAACATATAATGAAAAAGAAGGCAAGCCTCCTCAAGCTATGGTTGACCTACATATGTCAGCCTGCCAATTGCATCATGAAATAATATTGCTGGCTCCAATTTATTTAAGCACAGGCCGTTTCAGTAGAATGAGCTCATTCAGATGCCAGTCATTAAATGTTGAGAATCAAGAAAGAGATTAATTAATTACCATACACCTACAAATCAATCTTGTGGGGATGGCATGAGTTCTGTGGAGAATCAGCAGAAAAGTGAGATGAGGAGGAATTCAAGTATTGTCTCTGTTTCTCCTGCAGCATCAACTACACAAGCATTACTCAAGCCTTGGTATTCAAACCTATACTCAGAGAATGGTAGAACTTCATGTTTGTTTCCTTGTTTGCtatgattgtttatttatttgttttatttgagccagtgttgactcctggaaactacctgaacaagtccctgcaattttttttGGCAAGTTTTCAGAAGTAGTGTGCCATTGGCACCTTCCCAGGGCTGAAAGGAAATGGCTGGCccatggtcacccagctggcttcatggctAAGCTAGGGCTAGAACGCAGGGTATCCCACTTTCTAACCCGATGCCTTAACTATTACATCAGACCTGGCCTTTCCTGAGTTTATATGCCACTCTTCAAAATGGGGTTTTCCCACAGAGACAGGAATGGGCTTAGTTTTTATTGTTAAGGCAGTTCAGTCTGTGAAAGTATCCACACTATCTGCCTATcaagattctcattcatccactaaatggcagaaactgtgggatAGAAATGTTATATGCAGTTGgcgatgtcaactgcatataaagaaaattatatttctatagatggcattttgcaccaacaagattggcaaaaatgtataaagatagatccgctaaatgttggaagtgcaaTCAAACACCtgattcatattaccatatgtggtggacatgcccaaaagctaaaaaatattgaatgaaaatacatacttggttggaaaaaatgataaagcagcatatagacttggaaccagaaatatttttattgggcattcggccggaaaaatatgataaaacgactatatatttgattttacatgtaCTAATTGCggccagaattgtatttgcacaacaatggtaGAATGATGAGATCCCAACAGATGAgagtgtaattaagaaaatattaggatgtgcagaaatggatagactaatgCTTACTATTAAggacaaagaagaaactgaatattttttgatatgggaccTATTTTACCAATGGatagacaatagaaacagaagttagaaatgtgGGGACATAAAAAGGATAAATGTTAAAATGGAGATTTGTTAAAGTAGATAAgttaaatattattgttattatagtatTAATGTTATTGCGATGAATGCTATTGTAAACATTTTGATTATGATTGCCTAAAAAcaattgtacccagacaacacactgtttgatggaaattgaatttttatattcagtttatatattttatatataaataaaacatgaaaaaaaattctcattcatccaggtcatggttgtcccaaagtgttTTCTCAAAAGACAATTGTACATTCTTGCTTttacttgaaaatgttttgcttctcatccaagaagcttcttcaattctgactgaaagATGGAGAACaaccttggaggtttatctttaAGAAGCCATCTATCTtaagattgaacagccctctctcaacagggggggggggggatatgacaccacctatttcctgtttacaacacggtcctttcaacaattccaagaaagttccacacctatttgcactattcaggtgatccccgagggcacagataaatctccaagtggcctcaacgactctcagaaagagaTGACGGCAAGgaataaaaatccttccattctctatcattaagtcagaactgaagaagcttcttggatgagaagcaaaacatcttgaacaaaaaaaaatccagttgccttttgaaaaagcacctttggtatatCTATCCAGCCCACATTattaaataacatcattttttagAACCTGAGAATGTTGGCCATATAATCAAGGACTGGTTCCCTTGCCCTATATGCCTTTGTAGCTTAATATACATTGAGTAGGGAAGGGTCTAGAGATTGTAATCTAGAGGTACAGGTTTCTCCTTACAAAGGGAATATATTTGTGACAGGGAGTAGTAGCAGTGAATTTAC
This genomic window from Ahaetulla prasina isolate Xishuangbanna chromosome 2, ASM2864084v1, whole genome shotgun sequence contains:
- the LOC131190668 gene encoding M1-specific T cell receptor beta chain-like, encoding MLWSIIYQHLQPSFFSSFYFSFLLLCIRAEQELLTQKPTWISGQLGDQIEMNCYQNNIDHNWMYWYRQTAAKQQLELIGYITKGALKSTIEAEFEDRGFTIQQTHGKHCSLQINKMSSEDAAVYFCASSLGGLVNTDMLCVSDKLYFGQGTRLTVLEKGHILTPPSVTVFSPSKRELEKKQKATIVCLATDFYPDHVILTWYLNDKSITDGIKTEEPKYENKKYSLISRLRITGNQWQNSKNNFKCKVDFYNSSESTSYEASIIGEECDSQTPTNESYLRQANLGKLVYILLIFKSALYGAFIMHLKIRKKSCGS